The proteins below come from a single Asterias rubens chromosome 9, eAstRub1.3, whole genome shotgun sequence genomic window:
- the LOC117294672 gene encoding Y+L amino acid transporter 2-like, whose amino-acid sequence MTPQDSFKDGVSCTSHTSESSLVQMKRTISLLSGVAINIGIIIGSGIFVSPKGVLEGVGSVGLTLIIWVVCGAFSLLGALCFAELGTTFTSSGAIYTYLREIYGDFVAFLYLWVSVILAMPSFLAVVALTFGDYCIQPFYPDPACQPSRIAVQLIGTSALVFLGITSTISTRLSTHVQNIFTVIKVVSLTIIIGGGMVQLGKGETQNFENAFEGSTFSGLGVALYSGLFAYTGCESVNYVAEELKNPNQNLPRAILISVPIITTLYVLTNVAYFTAMTPSELLASNAVAVTFGNNVLGSFAWVMPLSVALSTFGAINGNIMVCSRVLYVGSREKHFPPLLSMIHVDFLTPLPSIVIVVLLSCIYTYSNDIFTLINYFSFVTWTSIGAVVAGMVWVRWREPDRPRPYKVHITIPILFVIAAIFLVVMGTIDSPIDTAIGVGITLTGVPVYFLFVYPERLPMWLDKIQDAVTGWLQMLLFVVKEEKNI is encoded by the exons atgACTCCACAAGACAGTTTTAAGGACGGGGTGTCGTGCACCAGTCACACCAGCGAGTCATCCCTGGTGCAGATGAAACGTACCATCTCTCTCCTGAGCGGGGTTGCCATCAACATAGGTATCATCATCGGCTCCGGTATCTTCGTATCACCGAAGGGTGTCCTGGAAGGCGTTGGTTCCGTCGGTCTTACCCTGATCATTTGGGTAGTCTGCGGTGCCTTCTCGCTCCTCGGAGCGCTTTGCTTCGCCGAACTCGGAACAACCTTCACCTCCTCCGGAGCGATCTACACTTATTTGAGGGAGATTTACGGTGACTTTGTGGCGTTTCTGTATCTTTGGGTCAGTGTGATTCTCGCAATGCCATCATTTCTTGCTGTAGTGGCGCTGACATTCGGTGATTATTGCATCCAACCTTTTTATCCTGATCCAGCGTGTCAGCCATCAAGGATCGCCGTCCAGCTCATTGGCACATCGGCTTTAG TTTTCCTTGGAATAACCAGTACGATAAGCACCCGATTGTCGACGCATGTGCAGAACATCTTTACTGTAATCAAGGTAGTTTCTCTTACCATCATCATCGGAGGCGGCATGGTGCAATTAGGCAAAG GTGAGACCCAAAACTTTGAGAATGCTTTCGAAGGATCGACCTTCAGTGGTCTAGGAGTTGCTCTTTATTCTGGACTATTTGCTTACACGGGCTG TGAAAGTGTAAACTATGTTGCAGAGGAACTGAAAAATCCAAATCA AAATTTACCGCGTGCTATATTGATAAGCGTCCCTATTATAACGACGTTGTACGTGCTGACCAATGTGGCATATTTCACAGCTATGACACCAAGTGAACTCCTTGCTTCCAACGCAGTGGCAGTG aCATTCGGAAACAACGTGCTGGGCAGCTTTGCATGGGTCATGCCGTTATCTGTTGCCCTGTCAACATTTGGCGCTATAAATGGCAACATTATGGTGTGTTCAAg AGTGTTGTACGTGGGATCCCGTGAGAAACACTTCCCACCTCTTCTGTCGATGATACATGTTGACTTCTTAACCCCACTACCTTCAATTGTCATCGTG GTTTTGTTGTCGTGTATCTACACTTATTCCAACGATATCTTCACATTAATCAACTATTTCAGCTTCGTCACATGGACATCTATTGGTGCTGTTGTAGCGGGTATGGTGTGGGTTAGATGGCGAGAGCCAGACAGACCACGCCCTTACAAG GTTCACATCACTATACCGATTCTCTTCGTGATTGCCGCCATCTTTCTGGTCGTCATGGGAACCATTGACTCTCCAATAGATACCGCAATTGGTGTTGGTATTACGCTGACCGGGGTACCAGTTTACTTCCTTTTTGTGTATCCAGAGCGATTACCAATGTGGCTGGATAAAATTCAAG ATGCTGTGACTGGATGGTTGCAGATGCTATTGTTCGTCGTTAAGGAGGAGAAAAATATTTGA